A single region of the Rattus rattus isolate New Zealand chromosome 8, Rrattus_CSIRO_v1, whole genome shotgun sequence genome encodes:
- the LOC116907050 gene encoding olfactory receptor 7G3-like — protein MKRGNFSDPTEFHLMGLSDNQELQSVLFGVFLSIYLITVFGNILIILATAFDSNLHTPMYFFISNLSFIDVCFTTTTIPKMLVNIQAQISSISYVGCLTQICFVLAFAGLENGILVMMAYDRFVAICHPLRYTVIMNPKFCGVLLLLSFLISILDALLHTLMALRLSFCTKVEIPHFFCELAHILKLACSNILINNILVYLVTSLLGVLPLSGIIYSYTRIISSVLKIPSAAGKYKVFSTCASHLVVVILFYGTGFGVYLSSAGTHSTRKSAIASVMYTVVTPIMNPFIYSLRNKDMVEAFKKLISRITAPL, from the coding sequence ATGAAGAGAGGAAACTTTTCAGACCCTACAGAATTTCATCTTATGGGACTATCAGATAACCAAGAACTACAGTCTGTCTTATTTGGAGTCTTTCTATCCATATATCTGATCACAGTGTTTGGGAACATTCTCATAATACTGGCTACTGCTTTTGATTCCAACCTCCATACACCTATGtacttcttcatttccaactTGTCTTTCATTGACGTCTgttttaccaccaccaccataccaaAAATGTTGGTGAATATTCAGGCTCAGATCAGCTCCATTAGTTATGTAGGCTGCCTCACTCAAATCTGCTTTGTTTTAGCTTTTGCAGGATTGGAAAATGGAATTCTGGTAATGATGGCATATGATAGGTTTGTGGCTATCTGTCATCCACTGAGGTACACTGTCATCATGAATCCCAAATTCTGTGGTGTGCTGCTTTTGTTGTCCTTCTTGATAAGCATTCTAGAtgctttgctccacactttgatGGCACTGCGCCTGTCATTCTGCACAAAGGTGGAAATTCCTCACTTTTTTTGTGAACTGGCTCATATTCTCAAGCTTGCATGTTCCAATATTCTAATCAATAATATTCTGGTGTATTTGGTGACAAGTCTGTTGGGTGTTCTTCCACTGTCTGGTATAATTTATTCTTATACTAGAATTATTTCCTCTGTTTTGAAAATTCCATCAGCTGCAGGAAAATATAAAGTTTTCTCCACATGTGCTTCACACTTAGTAGTGGTTATCTTGTTCTATGGTACAGGTTTTGGTGTTTATCTGAGTTCTGCTGGCACTCATAGCACTAGAAAGAGTGCAATAGCCTCTGTGATGTACACTGTGGTCACTCCCATTATGAATCCTTTTATATATAGCTTGAGAAATAAGGACATGGTTGAGGCTTTCAAAAAACTCATCTCTCGAATAACAGCTCCCCTTTAA